The following are encoded together in the Phenylobacterium sp. NIBR 498073 genome:
- a CDS encoding TetR/AcrR family transcriptional regulator, whose amino-acid sequence MTAVSLERRRPYHVGNVRGQLLAAARDILQERGRAGLSLRAIADRGGVAPGTVYYHYADKAALLAGLAVDGFRQLSDAMKSEYEMRGHEGGLRAIGSAYLNFLREKPELYELMYEALDAGRREDVAAAEAEAFAVCRAAIIADFVEQHSPDLAGEIAEAIWAWGRGIAAMSLSRGSPGQGPEGRTVESAVRGLEALIMVR is encoded by the coding sequence ATGACGGCCGTGAGCCTTGAGCGGCGGCGCCCCTATCATGTGGGCAACGTCCGCGGTCAGCTTCTGGCGGCGGCTCGCGACATCCTGCAGGAGAGAGGCCGGGCCGGCCTGTCGCTGCGGGCGATCGCCGATCGCGGCGGCGTGGCGCCGGGCACCGTCTATTATCACTACGCCGACAAGGCCGCGCTGCTGGCGGGACTGGCGGTCGACGGCTTCCGACAGCTGTCCGACGCGATGAAGTCCGAATACGAGATGCGCGGCCACGAGGGCGGCCTGCGCGCGATCGGATCGGCCTATCTGAACTTCCTGCGCGAGAAGCCCGAGCTCTACGAGCTGATGTACGAGGCGCTCGACGCCGGACGCCGCGAGGATGTCGCCGCGGCCGAGGCCGAGGCGTTCGCCGTCTGCCGTGCGGCGATCATCGCCGACTTCGTCGAGCAGCATTCACCCGATCTGGCGGGCGAGATCGCCGAGGCGATCTGGGCCTGGGGGCGCGGCATCGCGGCCATGTCGCTGTCGCGCGGATCGCCCGGCCAGGGCCCCGAGGGACGGACCGTCGAATCGGCGGTCCGGGGGCTCGAAGCGCTGATCATGGTGCGCTGA
- the ybaK gene encoding Cys-tRNA(Pro) deacylase: MAKTTPATLALDRAKIAYELHTYDYDPDAPRVGLQAAESLGVSPDQVLKTLMALVDGKPVCAVLASDQEVAMKKLAAAVGGKSAQMMKPADAERLTGYRVGGVSPFGQKRQVPTVIDQAALDHAKVFVNGGQRGLQVRLAPSDLLVAVPAKVAVLT, from the coding sequence ATGGCCAAGACCACGCCCGCGACGCTCGCCCTCGACAGGGCCAAGATCGCCTACGAGTTGCATACCTACGACTACGATCCCGACGCGCCGCGGGTCGGGCTGCAGGCGGCCGAGAGCCTCGGCGTCAGTCCCGACCAGGTGCTCAAGACCCTGATGGCGCTGGTCGACGGCAAGCCGGTATGCGCGGTGCTGGCCTCGGACCAGGAGGTGGCCATGAAGAAGCTGGCGGCCGCGGTCGGCGGCAAGTCGGCCCAGATGATGAAGCCGGCCGACGCCGAACGCCTGACCGGCTATCGGGTCGGCGGGGTCAGCCCGTTCGGCCAGAAGCGTCAGGTCCCGACGGTGATCGACCAGGCCGCCCTCGATCATGCGAAGGTGTTCGTCAACGGCGGCCAGCGCGGGTTGCAGGTGCGGCTGGCGCCCTCCGACCTTTTGGTCGCAGTACCAGCCAAGGTGGCGGTCCTGACTTGA
- a CDS encoding cystathionine beta-synthase → MNADPPKLAPPASSALDLIGDTPMLELTGFDTGPCRLFVKLESANPGGSIKDRIARSMIEAAEADGSLKPGGTIVEATAGNTGLGLAQVGVLKGYKILLVVPDKMSREKIQHLRAMGVDVRITRSDVGKGHPEYYQDMAQRLAAEIPGAIYINQFANPANPKAHETTTGPEILTQMGGDLDAMVVGVGSGGTLTGLGRYFAKASPKTKMVLADPEGSILAPLVNTGETIEPGSWVVEGIGEDFVPDNCDLSLVSRAYTIPDAESIAAARLMLSKAGVLGGSSSGTLLAGALRYCREQTEAQRVVTLVCDTGAKYLSKVYNDSWLAEQGLTQRRLHGDLRDLIVRSATNGGAIVVGPQDTLLTAYNRMRQADVSQLPVLDDGRLIGLIDESDLLEAIEDSKPDKRFSQPVAAAMTAKLDTLQADAPLDALLPVFERDQVAIVLDGREFLGLITRIDLINYLRRAA, encoded by the coding sequence ATGAATGCAGACCCGCCCAAGCTCGCGCCGCCGGCCAGTTCAGCGCTCGACCTGATCGGCGACACGCCGATGCTCGAGCTGACCGGCTTCGACACCGGCCCCTGCCGGCTGTTCGTAAAGCTGGAGAGCGCCAATCCCGGCGGCTCGATCAAGGACCGCATCGCCCGCTCGATGATCGAGGCGGCCGAGGCGGACGGCTCGCTGAAGCCGGGCGGAACCATCGTCGAGGCCACCGCCGGCAACACCGGCCTCGGGCTGGCGCAGGTGGGCGTGCTGAAGGGCTACAAGATCCTGCTGGTCGTGCCCGACAAGATGAGCCGCGAGAAGATCCAGCACCTGCGGGCCATGGGGGTCGATGTCCGCATCACCCGTTCCGACGTCGGCAAGGGGCACCCCGAATACTACCAGGACATGGCCCAGCGGCTGGCCGCCGAAATCCCGGGCGCGATCTACATCAACCAGTTCGCCAACCCGGCCAATCCAAAGGCCCACGAGACCACCACCGGCCCGGAGATCCTGACGCAGATGGGCGGAGACCTTGACGCCATGGTGGTCGGGGTCGGCTCGGGCGGCACCCTCACCGGTCTCGGCCGCTACTTCGCCAAGGCCTCGCCGAAGACGAAGATGGTGCTGGCCGATCCGGAGGGGTCGATCCTGGCGCCGCTGGTCAACACCGGCGAGACCATCGAGCCCGGCTCCTGGGTGGTCGAGGGCATCGGCGAGGACTTCGTGCCCGACAACTGCGACCTGTCGCTGGTTTCGCGCGCCTACACCATTCCCGACGCCGAGAGCATCGCCGCCGCGCGCCTGATGCTCTCCAAGGCCGGCGTGCTGGGCGGCTCCTCGTCCGGCACCCTGCTGGCCGGGGCCCTGCGCTATTGCCGCGAACAGACGGAAGCCCAGCGGGTCGTCACCCTGGTCTGCGACACCGGCGCCAAGTACCTGTCCAAGGTCTACAACGACAGCTGGCTGGCCGAGCAGGGGCTGACCCAGCGCCGCCTGCACGGCGACCTGCGCGACCTGATCGTGCGCTCGGCCACCAATGGCGGCGCCATCGTGGTCGGGCCGCAGGACACCCTGCTGACCGCCTACAACCGCATGCGCCAGGCCGACGTCAGCCAACTGCCGGTGCTCGACGACGGGCGGCTGATCGGGCTGATCGACGAGAGCGACCTCCTGGAGGCCATCGAGGACTCCAAGCCCGACAAGCGGTTCTCCCAGCCGGTGGCGGCGGCGATGACCGCCAAGCTCGACACCCTGCAGGCCGACGCGCCGCTCGACGCGCTGCTGCCGGTCTTCGAACGCGATCAGGTGGCCATCGTCCTCGACGGCCGCGAGTTCCTCGGGCTGATCACCCGGATCGATCTCATCAACTATCTGCGGCGGGCGGCGTGA
- a CDS encoding PLP-dependent aspartate aminotransferase family protein produces MTQDNIGKNRLEFSTRVIHGGQSVDPTTGAVMPPIYATSTYAQTSPGEHKGFEYSRSQNPTRFAFERAIADLESGTRGYAFASGLAAISTFLEVLDAGSHVIASEDLYGGSFRLFDKVRRRTAGLEFSFVDMSDLAAIEAAIRPDTRLLWVETPTNPLLRLADLEAIAQLGRRRGLLTAADNTFASPYVQRPLEFGFDAVMHSTTKYVSGHSDIVGGALVVGQNRELADQLGFLQNAVGAVASPFDSFLALRGVKTLALRMQRHCENGLAIARWLEARPDVAKVIYPGLPSHPQHELAGRQMSGGFGGMISAVLDRDLAGTVRMLERTRLFTLAESLGGVESLIEHPAIMTHASIPAETRARIGIADGLIRLSVGIEDAGDLIADLEQALRA; encoded by the coding sequence GTGACCCAGGACAACATCGGCAAGAACCGCCTGGAGTTCTCCACCCGGGTGATCCACGGCGGCCAGTCGGTCGACCCGACCACCGGGGCGGTGATGCCGCCGATCTATGCGACCTCGACCTACGCCCAGACCAGCCCGGGCGAGCACAAGGGCTTCGAGTACTCGCGCAGCCAGAACCCGACCCGCTTCGCCTTCGAACGAGCCATCGCCGACCTGGAGAGCGGGACGCGCGGCTACGCCTTCGCCTCGGGCCTGGCGGCCATCTCGACCTTCCTCGAAGTGCTCGACGCCGGATCGCACGTCATCGCCAGCGAGGACCTCTACGGCGGCTCGTTCCGGCTATTCGACAAGGTCCGTCGGCGCACCGCGGGCCTGGAGTTCAGCTTCGTCGACATGAGCGACCTGGCCGCCATCGAGGCGGCGATCCGGCCCGACACCAGGCTGCTCTGGGTCGAGACCCCGACCAACCCGCTGCTGCGGCTGGCCGACCTGGAGGCGATCGCGCAGCTCGGCAGGCGGCGCGGCCTGCTGACCGCCGCCGACAACACCTTCGCCAGCCCCTATGTGCAGCGGCCGCTGGAGTTCGGCTTCGACGCGGTGATGCACTCGACCACCAAGTACGTCTCGGGGCATTCCGACATCGTCGGCGGCGCCCTGGTGGTCGGCCAGAACCGGGAGCTCGCCGACCAGCTCGGCTTCCTGCAGAACGCGGTCGGCGCGGTCGCTTCGCCCTTCGACTCGTTCCTGGCCCTGCGCGGGGTGAAGACGCTGGCGCTGCGGATGCAGCGCCACTGCGAGAACGGCTTGGCGATCGCCCGCTGGCTGGAGGCGCGGCCGGACGTGGCCAAGGTCATCTATCCAGGGCTCCCGAGCCACCCGCAGCACGAGCTGGCCGGGCGGCAGATGAGCGGCGGCTTCGGCGGCATGATCTCGGCGGTGCTGGACCGCGACCTGGCCGGCACGGTGCGGATGCTGGAACGCACCCGACTGTTCACGCTCGCCGAGAGCCTGGGCGGCGTGGAGAGCCTGATCGAGCATCCGGCGATCATGACCCACGCCTCGATCCCAGCCGAGACGCGGGCCCGGATCGGCATCGCCGACGGCCTGATCCGCCTGTCGGTGGGGATCGAGGACGCCGGCGACCTGATCGCCGACCTGGAGCAGGCCCTGAGGGCCTAG
- a CDS encoding TolC family protein has translation MPPHHVRLAALLAAGGLTCAGPALAAPAPAFPDLLAAAAQAPLRAESQAQVAAAQGRLDQAGAWRNPELSLDVENFAGEGPMEGLDSAETTLSFSQTLELSGKRGARIDGARKDLALARARDAQARTDYAAALAVAYAEAEAAHLRAAQARELFEAAQSDARAAELLVEAGKEARLRGLQAQADAQAAQAGLGQALAARDAAFGRLSAQAGSGEAFDSLTSSLLSADLAASDAELAAAPADTPAVLAALADRDSAAAKVRVEQLQARPDLTVSAGVRRFAGDDATAMVAGASLPLPLFDANRGNTAAARAELTAAEARLAQARLDAAADLAAARSQARSAGAQASAAAAGEAAAAEAYRLTRIGYEAGRLPLLELTAARRALAAARLQTLEARLARVRALAEAARLAGKPPFGA, from the coding sequence ATGCCTCCCCATCACGTCCGTCTGGCGGCCCTGCTGGCCGCAGGCGGCCTGACCTGCGCCGGCCCGGCCCTGGCCGCGCCCGCACCCGCCTTCCCCGACCTGCTGGCCGCCGCCGCCCAGGCGCCGCTGCGCGCCGAAAGCCAGGCCCAGGTCGCCGCCGCCCAGGGCCGCCTCGACCAGGCCGGCGCCTGGCGCAATCCCGAGCTGTCGCTCGACGTCGAGAATTTCGCGGGCGAAGGCCCGATGGAAGGCCTCGACTCGGCCGAGACCACCCTGTCGTTCAGCCAGACCCTGGAACTGAGCGGCAAGCGCGGCGCACGCATCGACGGCGCACGCAAGGACCTGGCCCTGGCCCGCGCCCGCGACGCCCAGGCGCGAACCGACTACGCCGCCGCCCTGGCGGTCGCCTACGCAGAAGCCGAGGCTGCGCACCTCCGCGCCGCCCAGGCCCGCGAGCTGTTCGAGGCCGCCCAGAGCGACGCCCGCGCCGCCGAGCTACTGGTCGAGGCCGGCAAGGAGGCGCGCCTGCGCGGCCTACAGGCCCAGGCCGACGCCCAAGCCGCCCAGGCCGGGCTGGGCCAGGCGCTGGCCGCCCGCGACGCCGCCTTCGGGCGGCTCTCGGCCCAGGCAGGGTCAGGCGAGGCGTTCGACTCGCTGACCTCCAGCCTGCTGTCGGCCGACCTCGCCGCCTCCGACGCCGAGCTAGCCGCTGCGCCCGCCGACACTCCGGCGGTGCTGGCCGCCCTGGCCGACCGCGACAGCGCCGCGGCCAAGGTGCGGGTCGAACAGCTGCAGGCCCGCCCGGACCTCACCGTCTCGGCCGGCGTGCGCCGCTTCGCCGGCGACGACGCCACCGCCATGGTCGCCGGCGCCTCGCTGCCGCTGCCGCTGTTCGACGCCAACCGCGGCAATACGGCCGCCGCCCGGGCCGAGCTGACCGCCGCCGAGGCGCGACTGGCCCAGGCCCGGCTCGACGCCGCCGCCGACCTGGCCGCCGCCCGCTCCCAGGCCCGCAGCGCCGGCGCCCAGGCCAGCGCCGCCGCGGCTGGCGAAGCCGCCGCCGCCGAGGCCTATCGGCTGACGCGGATCGGCTATGAGGCCGGCCGCCTGCCGCTGCTCGAACTCACTGCTGCGCGCCGCGCCCTGGCCGCCGCGCGCCTGCAGACGCTGGAGGCGCGCCTCGCCCGCGTCCGCGCGCTGGCTGAGGCCGCGCGCCTGGCCGGCAAGCCCCCCTTCGGAGCCTGA
- a CDS encoding efflux RND transporter periplasmic adaptor subunit, with protein MLLSKRNLLTGAALAAALAAGYGLATFRPAPADAHGEEAHGEEGHADEKGGEEGFIALAADQAAAAGVAVVTVGRGGGSDIRLTGRVEAAPDARAVVAAPVSGVVERVLLSPGAQVAAGGGVAVIRSADGALVRAEASAAAAEAQAAQAALSREDRLLKAGVTARQDWEAARAASVRAGAQAAAAQARAAASGSPGAGGQTTLRSPIAGLVTSVQVAPGGFVAQGAPVAEVSNPQRLEVVFNAPADAAAKLAVGAPLKLVGPDGREASAEIVGIAPLSQLATGAAMVRARPLGGQLTPGAAVSAQVPADGKGLPSVPSDAVQTVKGRQVVFVAEKNGFRVRSVTTGRSGGGQTQIVAGLKGDEKVAGRGAFVLKAELAKGEAEHGH; from the coding sequence ATGCTGCTCAGCAAACGAAACCTGCTCACCGGCGCGGCGCTCGCCGCCGCCCTAGCCGCCGGCTACGGCCTGGCCACATTCCGCCCCGCCCCCGCCGACGCGCATGGCGAGGAAGCGCATGGCGAAGAGGGCCACGCCGACGAAAAGGGCGGAGAGGAAGGCTTCATCGCCCTGGCCGCCGATCAGGCCGCCGCCGCCGGCGTCGCCGTCGTCACGGTCGGCCGCGGCGGAGGCTCGGACATCCGCCTGACCGGCCGGGTCGAGGCCGCGCCCGACGCTCGCGCCGTCGTCGCCGCCCCAGTGTCCGGCGTGGTGGAGCGCGTACTGCTCTCGCCTGGCGCCCAGGTCGCCGCCGGCGGCGGGGTCGCCGTGATCCGCAGCGCCGACGGCGCGCTGGTCCGCGCCGAGGCCTCCGCCGCCGCCGCCGAGGCCCAGGCCGCCCAGGCCGCGCTCTCCCGCGAGGACCGGCTGCTGAAGGCCGGCGTCACCGCCCGCCAGGACTGGGAGGCCGCCCGCGCCGCCTCCGTCCGCGCCGGCGCTCAGGCCGCCGCCGCCCAGGCCCGCGCCGCCGCCTCCGGCTCGCCTGGGGCCGGCGGCCAGACAACCCTGCGCAGCCCCATCGCCGGCCTGGTGACCAGCGTCCAGGTCGCCCCCGGCGGCTTCGTCGCCCAGGGCGCGCCGGTGGCCGAAGTCTCCAATCCCCAAAGGCTGGAGGTGGTGTTCAACGCGCCCGCCGACGCCGCCGCCAAGCTGGCGGTCGGCGCGCCGCTGAAGTTGGTCGGGCCGGACGGCCGCGAGGCGTCCGCCGAGATCGTCGGCATCGCCCCGCTGTCGCAGCTGGCCACCGGCGCCGCCATGGTCCGCGCCCGCCCGCTCGGCGGCCAGCTGACCCCCGGCGCGGCGGTCAGCGCCCAGGTCCCCGCCGACGGCAAGGGCCTGCCCAGCGTACCGTCCGACGCCGTGCAGACGGTCAAGGGCCGCCAGGTGGTGTTCGTCGCCGAAAAGAACGGCTTCCGCGTCCGCTCGGTCACCACCGGCCGCTCCGGCGGCGGACAGACCCAGATCGTCGCCGGGCTGAAGGGCGACGAGAAGGTCGCCGGCCGCGGCGCCTTCGTCCTCAAGGCCGAGCTCGCCAAGGGCGAAGCCGAGCACGGACACTAA
- a CDS encoding CusA/CzcA family heavy metal efflux RND transporter yields the protein MLNKIVALSVRHRFAVILIALAMAAYGAVELFRLPIDAVPDITNRQVQVTTVAPALSPEEIEQRVTYPLETALTGIPGLIETRSISRNGFSQITAVFTDQTDVYFARNQVTERLQGARDELPDGAEPALAPITTGLGEVMMWTVKMAPAKGVRPGQPGPQPDGSYLTPEGERLTTEMAKATYLRTVQDWIITPQLKTVPGVAGIDVIGGYVKKYAVRPDPARMTAYGVGLGELVEAVEHANTVAGAGYVSRGGEAFVVRADARVRSAEDLAAAPIKNHNGLVVRVSDVATVEIGQAARLGAAQQHGEEVVIGTALMLAGENSRTVAHAVGQRLEQIQASLPPGVEATPVLDRTALVDRTISTVRTSLAEGALLVIVVLFLLLGNVRAAIITALVIPLAFLFGVIGMNRFGVSGNLMSLGALDFGLLVDGAVVVVENTLRRLTLRRQAEGRDLTKSERMSEAVAAARQMVRPAAYGQAIILLVYAPLLALEGVEGKMFHPMAATVMLALAGAFILTFTLVPALAALLIKPPEREHQSKAEAVVRGRLEPLVRQAVAHPRRVALGAGGMVLVGIAVFSLLGREFIPTLDEKDVLLQALRVPSASLEQSLEMQARLEKALIKIPEVETVFSKTGTAEVATDPMPPSISDTFVILKDRKDWPDRSLSKADVSAKIEKVASGQIGNAYEFTQPIQMRFNELISGVRSDVAVKVYGDDFNEMEATAEKIATVLRGVKGAADVKVEQVSGLPMMTAQVDRSAAALHGVHAADAADAVQIALAGRTAGRVYEGDRRFDVMVRLPEEARNDLAVVAQTPLAVNDGAVMVPLGSVIQFQEGEGPNQISRENGKRRVVVQANVRGRDLGGFVTEARAAVADEVKLPPGAWIDWGGQFENLQRAEARLAIVVPMVFATIAVLLYFALGSAAQAGLVFACVPLALVGGALALLLRGMPFSVSAAVGFIAVSGVATLNGLVLIQAIRERIEAGMDPREAAVEGSMARLRAVLTTALVAVLGFMPMALASGAGAEVQKPLATVVIGGLITATLLTLVVLPALASRVIGRAAPRPAAEPAAI from the coding sequence ATGTTGAACAAGATCGTGGCGCTGTCCGTGCGCCACCGCTTCGCGGTCATCCTGATCGCGCTGGCCATGGCCGCCTACGGCGCGGTCGAACTCTTCCGGCTGCCGATCGACGCGGTGCCCGACATCACCAACCGCCAGGTGCAGGTGACCACCGTCGCCCCGGCCCTGTCGCCCGAGGAGATCGAGCAGCGGGTCACCTACCCGCTGGAAACCGCCCTGACCGGAATCCCGGGGCTGATCGAGACCCGCTCGATCAGCCGCAACGGCTTCTCGCAGATCACCGCCGTCTTCACCGACCAGACCGACGTCTATTTTGCGCGCAACCAGGTCACCGAGCGGCTGCAGGGCGCCCGCGACGAGCTGCCCGACGGCGCCGAACCGGCCCTGGCGCCCATCACCACCGGCCTCGGCGAGGTGATGATGTGGACGGTGAAGATGGCCCCGGCCAAGGGCGTCAGGCCTGGCCAGCCCGGCCCGCAGCCGGACGGGTCCTACCTCACCCCCGAGGGCGAGCGCCTGACCACCGAAATGGCCAAGGCGACCTACCTGCGCACGGTCCAGGACTGGATCATCACCCCGCAGCTGAAGACCGTGCCGGGCGTCGCCGGGATCGACGTCATCGGCGGCTACGTCAAGAAATACGCGGTGCGGCCCGATCCGGCCCGCATGACCGCCTATGGCGTCGGCTTGGGCGAGCTGGTCGAGGCGGTCGAGCACGCCAATACCGTGGCCGGCGCCGGCTACGTCTCGCGCGGCGGCGAGGCCTTCGTAGTCCGCGCCGACGCCCGAGTCCGCTCGGCCGAGGACCTGGCCGCCGCCCCGATCAAGAACCACAACGGCCTGGTGGTCCGCGTCTCCGACGTCGCCACCGTCGAGATCGGCCAAGCTGCGCGACTGGGCGCGGCCCAGCAGCACGGCGAGGAGGTGGTGATCGGCACCGCCCTGATGCTGGCCGGCGAGAACAGCCGGACCGTCGCCCACGCGGTCGGCCAGCGGCTGGAGCAGATCCAGGCCTCGCTGCCGCCGGGGGTCGAAGCAACGCCCGTGCTCGACCGCACCGCGCTGGTCGACCGCACCATATCGACCGTCCGCACCAGCCTGGCCGAGGGGGCGCTGCTGGTCATCGTGGTCCTGTTCCTGCTGCTGGGGAACGTGCGGGCGGCGATCATCACCGCGCTGGTGATCCCGCTGGCCTTCCTGTTCGGCGTCATCGGCATGAACAGGTTCGGGGTCTCCGGAAACCTGATGAGCCTGGGCGCCCTTGACTTCGGGCTGCTGGTCGACGGCGCGGTCGTCGTGGTCGAGAACACCCTGCGCCGCCTGACCCTGCGCCGCCAGGCCGAGGGCCGCGACCTCACCAAGTCCGAGAGAATGAGCGAAGCGGTCGCCGCCGCCCGCCAGATGGTCCGCCCCGCCGCCTATGGCCAGGCGATCATCCTCTTGGTCTACGCCCCGCTGCTGGCGCTGGAAGGCGTCGAGGGCAAGATGTTCCACCCGATGGCCGCGACGGTCATGCTGGCTCTGGCCGGCGCCTTCATCCTGACCTTCACCCTGGTCCCGGCCCTGGCCGCGCTGCTGATCAAGCCGCCGGAGCGGGAACATCAGTCCAAGGCCGAGGCGGTCGTCCGCGGCCGACTGGAGCCGCTGGTGCGCCAGGCCGTCGCCCATCCGCGCCGCGTCGCCCTCGGCGCTGGCGGCATGGTCCTGGTCGGGATCGCGGTGTTCAGCCTGCTCGGCCGCGAATTCATCCCGACGCTCGACGAGAAGGACGTCCTGCTCCAGGCCCTGCGCGTGCCCAGCGCCTCGCTCGAACAGTCGCTGGAGATGCAGGCCCGCCTTGAGAAGGCGCTGATCAAGATCCCAGAGGTCGAGACCGTCTTCTCCAAGACAGGCACGGCCGAGGTCGCCACCGACCCGATGCCGCCGAGCATCTCCGACACCTTCGTGATCCTCAAGGACCGCAAGGACTGGCCCGACCGGAGCCTCAGCAAGGCCGACGTCTCCGCCAAGATCGAGAAGGTGGCGAGCGGCCAGATCGGCAACGCCTACGAGTTCACCCAGCCGATCCAGATGCGCTTCAACGAACTGATCTCCGGCGTCCGCTCTGACGTCGCGGTCAAAGTCTATGGCGACGACTTCAACGAGATGGAGGCCACGGCCGAGAAGATCGCCACGGTGCTGCGCGGCGTGAAGGGCGCGGCCGACGTCAAGGTCGAGCAGGTGTCCGGCCTGCCGATGATGACCGCCCAGGTCGACCGCTCGGCCGCCGCCCTGCACGGGGTCCACGCCGCCGACGCCGCCGACGCGGTGCAGATCGCCCTGGCCGGCCGCACCGCGGGCCGCGTCTACGAGGGCGACCGCCGCTTCGACGTGATGGTCCGCCTCCCGGAGGAGGCGCGCAACGACCTTGCCGTAGTCGCCCAGACGCCGCTGGCGGTGAACGACGGGGCGGTGATGGTGCCGCTCGGCTCGGTCATCCAGTTCCAGGAGGGCGAGGGGCCGAACCAGATCAGCCGCGAGAACGGCAAGCGGCGGGTCGTGGTCCAGGCCAATGTCCGCGGCCGCGACCTTGGCGGCTTCGTCACTGAGGCCCGCGCCGCGGTCGCCGACGAAGTCAAGTTGCCCCCCGGCGCCTGGATCGACTGGGGCGGCCAGTTCGAGAACCTGCAGCGGGCCGAGGCGCGGCTGGCCATCGTCGTGCCTATGGTGTTCGCCACCATCGCGGTGCTGCTCTACTTCGCGCTCGGCTCGGCCGCCCAGGCGGGCCTGGTCTTCGCCTGCGTGCCGCTGGCCCTGGTCGGCGGAGCCCTGGCCTTGCTGCTCCGGGGCATGCCGTTCTCGGTCTCGGCCGCGGTCGGGTTCATCGCCGTCTCCGGGGTGGCGACCCTGAACGGGCTGGTGCTGATCCAGGCGATCCGCGAGCGCATCGAAGCGGGGATGGACCCGCGCGAGGCGGCGGTCGAGGGCTCCATGGCCCGGCTGCGCGCGGTGCTGACCACCGCCCTGGTGGCGGTGCTCGGCTTCATGCCGATGGCGCTGGCCAGCGGGGCCGGGGCCGAGGTGCAGAAGCCGCTGGCCACCGTGGTGATCGGCGGCCTTATCACAGCCACCCTGCTGACCCTGGTGGTGCTGCCGGCCCTCGCCAGCCGGGTCATCGGCCGCGCCGCGCCAAGACCGGCGGCTGAGCCCGCCGCGATCTAG
- the pth2 gene encoding peptidyl-tRNA hydrolase Pth2 — protein MKQVIVVNEALGLPPGKMAAQVAHAAVGGLLNAPREQQAGWLQAGMPKVVLRCGSEAELFELARQAEAAGLPVMLIRDAGRTVVASGTPTCVGIGPDEISKIDAVTGALKLMR, from the coding sequence ATGAAGCAAGTCATCGTCGTCAACGAGGCGCTCGGCCTGCCGCCCGGCAAGATGGCCGCCCAGGTCGCGCACGCCGCCGTCGGCGGGCTGCTGAACGCGCCGCGCGAGCAGCAGGCCGGCTGGCTGCAGGCGGGCATGCCCAAGGTGGTGCTGCGCTGCGGTTCGGAGGCCGAGTTGTTCGAGCTGGCGCGCCAGGCCGAGGCGGCCGGCCTGCCGGTGATGCTGATCCGCGACGCTGGCCGCACGGTGGTCGCGTCCGGCACGCCGACCTGCGTGGGCATCGGCCCCGACGAGATTTCCAAGATCGACGCCGTGACCGGCGCGCTCAAGTTGATGAGGTAG
- a CDS encoding DUF202 domain-containing protein, which translates to MAKLPSAGPTRPKRVQNPPLPPLPDVSGLDADSASVTYSTHRTKLSTHRTDLSEHRTDLSEFRTDLSTERTEMSMRRTGMSFQRTRMSDDRTLMSVIRTSLSLIGFGFTIYQAFQKLRDAGAIASAAAPRNFGIALVTLGILMLIIGMARHVKFMRELKATREAMAKEGLIFAESTFPVSSTFWIAVALLLLGFGAIISMVFKIALFG; encoded by the coding sequence ATGGCCAAGCTGCCGTCCGCCGGGCCGACCCGGCCCAAACGGGTGCAGAACCCGCCGCTGCCGCCGTTGCCCGACGTGAGCGGGCTGGACGCCGACTCCGCGTCGGTCACCTATTCCACCCATCGCACCAAGCTCTCCACCCACCGGACCGACCTGTCGGAGCATCGCACGGACCTGTCGGAGTTCCGCACCGACCTGTCGACCGAGCGCACCGAGATGTCGATGCGGCGGACCGGGATGTCGTTTCAGCGGACGCGGATGAGCGACGACCGCACGCTGATGTCGGTGATCCGCACCTCGTTGTCGCTGATCGGCTTCGGCTTTACGATCTACCAGGCGTTCCAGAAGCTGCGTGACGCCGGCGCGATCGCCAGCGCCGCGGCCCCGCGGAACTTCGGCATCGCGCTGGTGACGCTGGGCATACTGATGCTGATCATCGGCATGGCGCGCCACGTAAAGTTCATGCGTGAACTGAAGGCGACCCGCGAGGCCATGGCCAAGGAAGGCCTGATCTTCGCCGAGAGCACATTCCCGGTGTCGTCGACGTTCTGGATCGCGGTGGCGCTGCTGTTGCTCGGCTTTGGCGCGATCATCAGCATGGTCTTCAAGATCGCGCTGTTCGGCTAG